A genomic region of Anas acuta chromosome 1, bAnaAcu1.1, whole genome shotgun sequence contains the following coding sequences:
- the CLTRN gene encoding collectrin isoform X2 — MLSSASQYAWDTNEEYLFKAMVAFTMRRYSSKTTTQISNVLLCNVTDRVSFWFVVTDSTKNTTTVPGSEVEAAIRMNRNRINNAFLLSDKTLQFLKIPSTLAPPVEPSTPAWLIVFGVVLCLIVAGIVFLVVAGIQQRKKKNKESTERENLEEKGEVTITIENGTPCETLDLKAGHINGVFSADDERFTSL, encoded by the exons TATGCCTGGGATACAAATGAAGAGTACCTCTTCAAAGCAATGGTGGCTTTTACTATGAGAAGATATTCCAGCAAGACTACAACTCA AATTTCCAATGTGCTGCTCTGCAATGTGACGGATCGGGTGTCATTTTGGTTTGTGGTCACGGATTCTACCAAAAATACAACAACTGTTCCAGGAAGCGAGGTAGAGGCAGCCATCAG GATGAACCGGAACAGAATCAACAATGCCTTCCTACTGAGTGACAAAACGCTGCAGTTCCTGAAGATACCCTCCACATTGGCACCTCCTGTTGAGCCCTCCACACCTGCCTGGCTTATCGTATTTGGTGTTGTTCTTTGTCTCATTGTGGCCGGAATTGTTTTCCTCGTTGTTGCAGGGATTCAGCAGCGCAAGAA aaagaataaagagtcaacagagagagaaaacttAGAAGAGAAAGGCGAAGTAACAATAACAATAGAAAATGGGACTCCTTGTGAAACATTGGATTTAAAAGCAGGCCACATTAACGGAGTCTTTTCAGCAGATGATGAACGGTTCACGTCCTTATGA